ACCCCATCTAGGTACTGAAGCCATACTACTCATGGCATGGAATCGACACATCGGTTCCATGGATACTGGGTGTGAGCCGTAGTCGGGACAGTAGGCCACGGGAATCTATTGTGTCCAGAAATGTTTACATCGACGGGCCAAGCATTCAGCGACGCTTCTTCTGCAGCCCAAATGCACCTCGGAAGCCTCTCTGATGCTCTTGCGACCTGCGCTTCCTATCTCGACTCGAGGATGAGCTCTTCTTCTCGAGCAAAGCCCTCGCTCGAGGGTCTACTCTGAACAAGCGACAGCGACACGACTCGTCTGGGTCCAGCCCGCAGTTGAATAGCATTCTCAGGATGGCCAGGGCATCGTCCCGTGGATTCCCAGAGGGCAGGTCAAACCGATCGAAGGTGGGAAAGCCAGGACTCGTGGTGTCGAGCAAGGAGCGAACATGGCTGAAGCGCTCCTTTGGCGCGACAATCTTCGCGTTTGGGTCCGCTTTTTGCTCGAGCAGACGTCGCACGCCGTCTACATAGCGATTGCGGCAAGCGAGCTGCAGCGGCGTCTCGCCATTGCGCCCAACAGCGGCGTCGATGGTCCACAGCTGGCTCTTGAGCACGTCGATGATGGCTGCGTTTTTGGCCGCATAGGCATACTCGAAGGGGCCGAGCCCAACGCCGCGTAGAGCAACGACGAGGGCGCCAGCTCCCACGAGCAGCTCCACCATGGCCAGGTTGCGACGCTGCACGGCATAGCAGAGCGGCGTGGAGCTGCCGCTGTTGGGAACATTGCGGCCCCAGTAGCGCCCAACACGTGGAATGTTGGCGCGTTCCAGGAAATGCGGCGAGGTTTCCAGGTTCGCGCCGAGATGGATGAGCTGGCGCGCAAAGTCGGTGTGGTTGTTGGCAGCGGCCCAGAGCAGCGCTGTGCTGCCGTGGTGGGCGATGTTGTTCTGCAGCAGCGGCTCCCACAGCACGTTGCTGAGGTAGCGGTTGGTGCACACCAGCCTGCTGATGTTGGTCTGGTCGAGGAACGACTCggcgagcagcagcagcagctcggTGGGCAGCGCGAGCAGACCGGCAACAGGCGCCATGATGTCGGCGCTTTTGTTGTTGGTTGTTGTCGTCGTGGTGCTGATCACGCGAGGTGGCAAGCAAGTAAGCAAGCAAGCAGGCTGTCCAGAGCGCGAGGTGGGGTGCAGGTGCCCGTCCTCAAGCAACCCTTGGCCTGAGACTCGGCAACGTGGAATGTGGGCCACGAACCAGCCTCGGGTGGGCAGTCAGCGCTCTGCCTGAAAGAGTAACACCTGCCCTATTTCGTGCTCTTGTTTATCGAAACCCACTCTAACATGTGCGCCGGTGGGCTTGTGAGGCTGGACAGCCGACCGCCCTCTTGACGCAATCGTCCGTCGGCGCAACAACCAGACAGCACTTGGCGAGGCTTGAGAGCGGCCGTTGACCGTGCTCGCCGTGACCTGGAACAGTAAAGCAGACTTTCATGAAGGGTAGAATCCACTTGCGTGTGCGAGCTCGTCACAAGCATACTCGTGAGGTGCACGCCGCTACGTACGTGGCTGGGTCTAGGTCTAGTGCGTCTAGTACCTGCATGCACAGCTTCGGCGCGCGCCGATGTGCTCCAGAAGTATTCTAGAAGACCGTGTCGTGCATCTCTGGCGATGATCTTACAGTGCATGATTTGAACGTGGTCACATCTGTTCAGCGTGTGCTGGTCCGCTCTAAGGCTTTCTTTGACTCGATGCATGAATCATGTCTGCTCTGTGTTGCTGGAGAGCACGATGGAATGCATGGGGAGAGGAGATTTGGAGAGAGATCGAGAGCCGCCATCGACAGCATAGCAATAGTAGGGCACTCTACAGAGCAGTACATTTACTTGCAATCGTTTAAAGTACCATGTTGCGAAGACAGACTCCAAAGGTACAAACCTCACGTCCAGTGACAGCTTTGACAAAACGCCTGGGTATATCCATCCCTCCCACCTCTGCACGATCATTCACTACCGCATAACCGGCGGCCTGCTCTCCTTGTTCCCCATCATACGACTACACAGCCACTCGACCGCCTCAACAACGCCAGTACCGGTAAGCGCAGAGCAAGGCAGCACGCGACTATCCCTCACATTCCCCCCTTTGCCGCCCTCAAACACCTTCCGCACGAACCCCTCTTTAATTCGCACCACCTCAACGCAGTCCTCGCGATCCTGCTTGTTCGCAAGCACCAACACCGGCACCCCGCTCGTGTCCTCATTCCCCAGGATCCCCTCGAGTACGGCGCGGCACTCGTCCAGCCGGCCTCCATCATCGACTGCGGTGCCTTCGGCGAGGTCCGACAGCGTCGCATTACCAACGTCGCTGCTGTCGATGACGAACACAATCGCGTGGCACGAGGCGTAGTAGCTCTGCCACAACCCTCTCAGGCTATGCTGGCCGCCGACGTCCCACAGCTTGAGGTAGATGGGCGGGTTGGGCGGGGGAAGAGCGAGCGTGATGGTGTTTTGGCCGACGGTGGGCACCGTTTTCAGGTTCGGGTGCGAGGGCGTGTACGAGGCTTTGATTTGTTCCAGGAGCGTCGTCTTGCCCGCGTTGTCGAGGCCGAGGAGCAGGACCGAGTACTCTGTACACGTGTTAGCAGGTGGGGGAGCGGAGGAATTGCAGAGAGGGAAGCGGACCTTCTTTGCTAGTCGCGTGCAGGTAGATTGATTTGAAAAGGTGGTACATGATGGTTGCCGTGTGGACGTGTAGGCTTCACATGTCATACTGGGAAAGGTGGCAGCTTAATCGATAAGAGAAACTCGGCGTTCTGAATACAACAATTAACATGAAAACAGTCTTCAGTAGATGATTATGAACTGTACACATGAAAACAATAGACATGAAAAAGATTGTTTTAGAGAAGAGAAACAGCAACTAGAGATGTTAATGCATCATGTATGAAAAAACAGTCCGTAAGTAGACAATTAACTAGTAACTACAGACAATAAAACAAACGTGGAAGCAAAAGACTAGCCTCTTGCTCCGCAAATAAGTAAGTATTTACTGCGACAAACAATGATATCAAAACAATCtctaagtaggttattattTACTTCAAAAAATATCACAACCAATTTCAATAAAAATTGTCTTCAAGTCAATTGTTAagtataggtattagaatAAGAGACAGGAAAAAGATCGTCTTGAGTAGACAATAATCAACTGCAGACATCAACACAACAAACGTCAAGACAGACTTGGAGTAGACAGAATCAAAATGCTCTTCGTATCAAAGCAAGAAGTGAGTATCAACAACAACCCGCCGTCAGACTCCAACAGGATCCCCCTCTCTCACCAGTCATCAATCATGAAGTTGGCCTCTTCGCTCTCAATGTCCATGACCTTTCTTGCCGCTTCACTCCCGCTCACGGGCAGCATTTCCAGTCCGGCTTTCTTGAACTTCTCAGGCACCTCTTCCGAATCCAACAGTCCCACCTGGAACAGAACGCTGGCTTGGTCCCAGTACACACGCTCCGACCAGACTTTTCCGGCACGCATGCCCACGATGCTGACTACAATAATCTCCACCTTCTGGTTGGTGGGTGGGACGCCGGGCAGGATCCACGGCATCTCGCACGTGTGCTTGAACTGAACGTACAGCTCGTCGACGATTCTGTCCACACCGACCGTGCGCGATACAAGCCGCAAGTGCAGTGAGGGTGGAGCGGTTTTCAGAAAGTAGTCGGCGTAAAAGCGCTTGAGTTCATCTCGACCAAAGCCGCCCGTCATGGTCGGTGTAAAGTTGAGGCAGGGCGTGGGGTGGTTGACGTGCGTCTCCATGAGCTTTTGGACGTTCTTGCCGCGGTACTTTTCTGCTGGCTGTCAGTGCTGCAGGTGCGGAGAGAGAGCGCGTGCATCCTACGCTCCATATTGTCCTCCCACGGGCGTTCGAGGTTGACTTCGGCGTTGAAGCCTCTGCGCACGACGCTCAGACTGCGACTCCAGGCGATGCCGTCTGCCACCGCATCGTACTCGTCCAGGTCGTGCTCGGCGAAGCCTGGGTCGACGCCCTCGTACGTGTAGGCTGGGTACTCGAGCCTGGCGAGCAGGCCCCCAGCACCGATGCCGGGCGTGACGCGCTTCTCGACCGTCTTCTTGCGCGCCTGGATGCCCAGCACTTCGGGCCGGCGCACGATGCCGACGGTCTCCTCGTGCGCACCGCTGCCCTGCGCAAGGTGGACCAGCACGCGGAAACTGGCCGTGAAGCGGTGTCGCGGGTCGGGTATGCTCGTCGGATAGTACGCCACCAGAGAGCACAGCTTGCTCGTTGCCGTCTTGGGCTCGCCATACACATCGAGGCAGATGGACGCTGCCTCGCCGAAGGCTGGCGCGGCGGTCAGTACAGTCGTGGCGGCGGTGCAGCAGGCGCCGGCGGACACGGGAGGGGCTGTGCTGACCTACGATCGCATACCGCTCGCCGATGCCCAAGCCATCCCCCAGGTGGTGCAGCGTCTTCACGTACTGCTTGCCGTCCTTGCCCATGGGCAGGTATTTGACGATGAAGCCTTCGTCGCGCCAGGCGCGCATCGTCTCCACGTCGAACTCGTCCTCTTCGGCCGTGATGTAGAGAACGGGCGTGCTGTGGCTGAAGGACAGCCAGCCGTTGCTGTCGGCGAGGAGCTGCTGCGCCATGTTTGCACACGGCCGCTCGAAGGGGGCGTGATCACGCGAGGTCGTGGCGCGCGCCGGTGCAGGCCTTGTTTACGTCCGCTGTACGTTCAGACGGTGTCGCGGAAGTCCGGTGCAAGCGCAGGCACGGCGATAACCACGACCACGTCCGGCGGGGGGTGTGGTTGTATTGGGCAGGACGGGCAGGACGAGCAGGACGAGCAGGACGGGCACTATGGGTTGGAGGGTAGCAGGCTGCATGGCCGGTGTGGATTCACGCGGCTGGATCCTGTCCGTCCTGCCGCACAGTGGACAGACAGGTAGGTGGGTTCGGTCTTGCTCCAATTGCATGACGTCGCAGCCTCGACCGGCAACACCGCTTCCCCACAGCGCGTCACAGGCAACCACAGGGCCCCTCCACACCACCACACCACCACACCACCACACCACCACACACGTCGTGGGGCCTGCACACCGCACTTGACGACGAGACCGAGTCTTGCAGCTGCCACCCATCAGGCCGAATGCATGGCGAGAGCAGGACTCGGACTCCGACTCCGACTCGACACACGCAAGCAATGAGTACTGTGCTCAGTCACAGGGGAATACAGAGCTTCTTGACTGCAAACACATCCGTCCTTCCATCATCTTCTGTCATGGTACAGCCTGCATGCAGTGATACTGTTCTTCTACTTCGCCAACAGCTTCTCGAGCTCGGCAGCAATCGCATCACCAACCTGCGATGTCGTCGACGAACCGCCAATGTCCCTTGTCCGTACGCCGTTGTCAATGGCAATCTTGGTAGCCTCGTCGATCTTGGCGGCATATTCGGGCAGGCAGAGCGAGTACTTGAACATCATGCTCATCGACAGAATCGTCGCGACGGGGTTGACGATGCCCTGGCCGGCAATGTCGGGCGCGGAGCCTGCAGCTGTCAGCGCTTGCACTACTTGCGTTGAATGCTGCACGTTGAACTTACCGTGGATGGGCTCGTAGATACCGTTGAGCTTGGTCTTGCCGTCTGGGATGCCTCCCAGACTGGCGCTGGGGAGCAGACCCAAGCTACCTGGGATGACACTGGCTTCATCGCTGATGATGTCGCCGAACAAGTTGCTCGTCACAACCACACCGTTCAGTGCCCTCGGGTTCTTGATCATAAGCATAGCCGCCGAGTCGATGAGGTGGGTGCCCGACTTGAGGTGGGGGTATTCGTCCTTCATGATGCGCTCAAACGTCTTCCTCCATAGCCTCGATGTCGCGAGGACGTTCGCCTTGTCCAGACTCCACACGGGAACCGGAGGCTCCTCGACAGATGCGAGATTTCCGGCTAACCGTACGACGCGCTCAATCTCCTCGACGCTGTAGGGCTCCGTGTCCATGGCCTTGCCATCGCCGTCGTCCTCTTTCCTGTCGCCAAAGTAGATACCGCCGGTCAGTTCGCGGATGATGTTGAAGTTGACGCCGCGGACATTGTCGGCTTTAAGCGGCGATTGCTCCACCAGAGAGTCGGACGCGAAGAAGCAGGGCCGCAGGTTTCCGAACGTTCCGAGCTCCTTGCGCAGCCTCAAAATGCCCTGCTCAGGGCGCACCTTGCCAGTCCCCCATTTCTGTTCACCAGTCAGTACGTGTGCAGCGCATTGCAGTCGTGGAGGCACATACCGGCCCGCCAACAGCACCGAGAATGATAGCATCGGCCTTCTTCGCCGCGTCGAGAGTTTCGTCGGTCAGGGGGTTGTTGTGGGCGTCTATCGAGCACTGAGGGCTGTTAGTGTCGACACGCGTCACGGCGTGGGTGCCACTTACACCACCAAACAAGTGTTCCTGGAAGTTGAACGAAACATCTGTGTGCTTCTCAATGACCTTGAGGACCTGGGCGGGAGTCAGCGCGAGTTTGCGTCACCAACAACGTGCCAACATACCTTGATGCCCTCTGCAATGACCTGGATGTGTTATGTGAGCTTTGTTTCAGGAAAGAGGAATGGAAGCCGTTACCTCCGGTCCCACACCGTCACCTAGCTGCAATTAGCAGAGTCGCGCGGAGTGGTTTAACTTGCTGTGCACTTACCACCAAGTACTACAATGTTGAAAGAAGGCATTCTGGCAATGTCTGAGCGAGTGAGGATCGAAGTGTGCGTGGCTTACGCTCCCAATGTTCTTGAGCTTTAGCTAAATCGCGGGGCTAGGTTCGACGATTCCCCGCCCTCCGGTACCGGCGCTCTTGCACACGACCTCCTCACATCGGGCCTTGAGGTTTCTCCGAACGACACTTTGTCCAGCTGCACTCCCGATGTCGCTGTTCAGACGCTCAGCTCCCGTGGCCGCCGATGTCGCGCTGTTGCGCTCCTTCCCAGCTGAGGGCGTTGTTACTTTGCCTTTGCTTCCACTCCAGAAGTAGCAGTCCTTTGATATTCTTTCGATTTCCTAACATAATAGACGATGAGGCAATGCTGTGAGCAGACAATAGCCTATTCCTCAAAGACTCAGTCAAGTCCGAGAGGAGCATAGGAACAAGCAATGCATCTACCCGTGTGCTGCGCTGTATAGACTCTAGAGCAAGCTACCACGAACACCATCACACCGATGGCAGTTTCACGATAGCAGCGCGACGCGCGCGACCATTACCTGCTGCTGGTGTGGAGCGTATAGGATCGACAAAGTATAGCTTCTTACACTCTGAGACTCCATGCAGCATACGCCTCCACTGAGGTGGCAGGTCACAAGGCGGTCAGACAACCTGGGCTTGGTTCTCCTATAACCCACCGGCGAACTGGCAACAAAAGTTCAGAGCACCAAGCTGGCTGAAGGAAGTGCACGATTTCCATTCTCGACAACAAATCGGCCTTGGCTCCAGAGGAGACAACCAAAGCAGCTGTTGATATGCTTGCGGGCGTCACTGTTGCTGCAATCGTGTCTTGAAGACCAGCTTACCTATTTTGACCTTAGCTGGCACTTGCCTCTGCGGCCGTCGTAGCGTCCAACCAGATGCAGCCTGGGATACTGGAATGCAGTCGCTGTTTCGGCGAGGCTGACACTATGTCATCGCAATGCTGTGTTTCCTGGCCTATGAGGGTGCTGTAGAGAAGAATGGAGGTCATAGCTCTCGATACTCAGCTGTTCCAACAAAAGGTGGGAGTCTACAGCTATCTGAGGACAAAGGCCTGGCTGGCCAAGGCAAAACCATCTATCGTCGTTTGATAACGTGCCAAGAAAGCCGCCTTGACCGCCTCCTCATGTACACAGGAGTGGCGTGTCGTAAGCCGCTTTCCCATGCTAACATGAAACGTTTGGAGAGCCAGCTTGTGTTCTGAGTGGTGACCTTCCTATCTGCCACTCGACAACCGATCACAGCCGCACGGAATACCTACCTCCTACCGCAAGCGTCAACAGGGCCCGTGGTGCTTATCGCAGATCGACAAGCATTCAGCCCTCAGGATGTTGTTTCTCCGGAATGAAATTTCCCCAGCCTGTGATGTAACGATGTGTGATGTGCAATGCGTGATGTGCAATGCGTGATGTGCAGTGCGCGATGTGCAGTGCGTGATGTGCAGTGCGTGATGTGCAATGCGTGATGTGCAATGCGTGATGTGCAATGTGTAATGTGCAATGTGTGATGTGTGATGTATGATGTGTGCTGTGTGATGTAGTGATCGTCGGGATAAACATTTGTTATGACGAAGATGCAGCGGCCCGGGTTCGTCGAGTTGCAGTGGGCAGTAGGAAGCTCGATGATCGACAGGCATCTGATATCACAGGTAGGTAAGGCGTTGCAAGGTTCTCCCGATAACGCGGATCCCAACCAAAGTACAGCCAGGGTTCGCTTCTGGAAACGCGTTGCAAGCGGCAACGGGTGTCGTGGCTCAGGGGAAGCGTTGTAGGGGAGTCGAGGAGTAGACGAGTGGCGAATTCTCTGTTGATGGGTGCCGCCTACGTGCCGCCGTCTGTGCGTTTGATGAGAGCGCGCCAGAAAGAGGGCCTAACAGATGGTAGACTCCACGGAGGGAGCAAGTTGCAACACAGAGCGCTTTCCGATCGGCCGTTTCTGGGAATTGTCCAACAGGCCCCAGGGTGGCCCTTGCTGAAGCGGGATGGAGGATGGAGCGCAGTGCTGCCACCAAGACGTGCAATGTTGGATCGAAGGACAGCAGAGTGCCTCCCCTCGTGTTCATCGATGGAGTCGAGTGGACGGGCGGCATACCTCCCTCATGTTCATCGATGGAGTCGAGTGAACGGGCGGAATACCTCCCTCGTGTTCGTCGATGGAGTCGAGTGGACGGGCGGAATACCTCCCTCGAGGTTCGGGAGCTTGCATGCCGAACGATGGATCCGTTCCGAAGGCTCGTCTGGACATAGCCGATAGCCATGCCAGCCCAGCCACATCAGCTACTTTTGGCCACGCCGCGACGAACCGGCGTCGATGCGGTTAGGGTCTGAAGGCCGTGCGTGTGTCCAGCGTCCAGCGTCCAGCGTGGTCAGGAGTCAGGACAGTTCACCAGACCCTGGCAGGCTCAAGCGCGCCCCGCCGGTAGTTGGCGTCGAGGCATGTGTGGGCTCGCGCAAATTGGCCGAGAGCCGGCGCGGTGGAGGTGGATGTTCGCAGCAAGGAGGCAGTCAAAGAATGAATAGCGAGGAGTGAGTTGCCGCTTGTCAAGCATGGCCGCGAGCATCGGTGACGAAAACTCGGGGAAAAGTTGAAGCCCTTCTCTGCGCTGCGGTTGGCCAGTGATAAGAAGAGGGACTAGTGAAACGGGGCTGTCGCCGTTGGCCGTTGGCCGGTCGCTGCTGGCTGTGGGCTGGTGGCTGTTGGCCGTTGTCCGCTGTGAAGGCCGAGTGTTGTGCGCGCTGGAGCCAAAAGGGGAGGGCATGAAGATCAGAGAGAGGTGAGGATGCAGCAGAATGGCAGTGTCCCATGTGTGCGTCCTGTCGCCTGCTCGCGGCTGTGCAGTGACATGGTGGACAGCAGCGCCGTTGTCCGCTACACACGAGACAGGACGCAGGAGACAGACACAGGACGCAGGAGACAGACACAGGACGCAGACACAGGACGCTGGACACAGACATGTGCTTACAACCAGCCATGAATAAGTGGCCGAGGTGGCCGTAGATAGCCTCAACAGAGCTACAGGGATGCTCCTTGGCGCGTGCTGAACGGGCGATTATGACCAGCGGCCACTTAATTCACTGCTGGCCCCAGAGTGACAGAGCCTCACGCCCCCAGACAGCGACTGCTCTCTCCACACCCTCACGCGGCCTTTGTCCGAAAGCATAAGCCCGCCTTGCACTGGACTGCTTCACCACCTCACCACCTCAACACCGCACCACCGCACCACTCTACCACCGCACCACTCTACTACCGCACCACTCCACCACTCCGCCACTCCACCACTCTGCCACTCCGCCGCCGTTGTCTGCCCAGGCGATGCGCCGCTGAGCCAGCGCGGAGAATCGACACAGTAGTGGCCCCAGCGTCTGCTGCTGTACCACCGCGTCCGTATCACCGACCGCTGCCCGTTGCTCTTATCGCGAGCCTCTACGCCTGCCGCCAATCAACAACGGCCGTCTGCCCCGTCTGCCCCGTCTGCCCTACCCCGTCTGCAGTCGCACACCACTCAGCAGCTGCCCTTCCCCAGGCTTGGTTGACCGCCCGTTGCACCGCGGCCCAGGCACCGACTGCTCTCGGCGCTGATCGCTGCCACTCGCCTTGTATCCTCCCTCCCTTCACCGCCAAGTCGGTCCCTATCAGCCCCATTCCTATTCCAATCCCGCGTCCAATCCCTGGCCCCTCGAGCGCACGCGCTGCACATAACAGCACTCGCCTGTCTCGCTCGCCCTCGCTACCCAACTCCCTCCAAACCCCTCCCGAACCTCGTCCACGGCCAGCATGGCAACCCACCTCTCCACCGCGACTGCCATCCCCTCCCACCCTGCGCCCTACGCCCACCATGCCTACCGCAAGTCGGCCCAGTACTCGCCCACGGGCACCCCCATGAACGTCTCGCCCACGTCGCCGCGCGAGACGCCCAACATGCTGCAATACCACAGGAGCATCCGTCCCGTCAAGCAGGCCCTCGGCGTCCCCGCCGCCCTCAGGAAGACGGAGCGCCCCGCCAAGCACTCTCCGCCCAAGCACGACTCGGCCTGCGCTTCACCTAGCACCGGCTGGGCCGTCAACGGCGGCTTCCCCAGCACAACCGACGGCGCCGCCACGCCCGTCTCCTACGTCAACAACGAGGACATGCACAGCATCTACAACGAGGTGCCCATGTCGCCCATGGCCGGCCCCATCACACGCAACCATTGGCAGGTACGTTGTTGCTTTTTTCTTATTGGTTGCCCATGGCGGTCCCAGCCTCCCGCGCTGTCGCGTGCCCTCTTGGCTCCTACGTGCAGCCTTTGGGGTGGATCCTTCTAGCGCTGTCTGCGCCGACCGCCCGAGAGCGTCGCTCGCAACATGTGCACCTCGACGCCATGTGGCTGCACCTCAACGCCGCCAATGCCACTGCTGCTGTCgtcttcctcgtcgtcgtcgtcgtcgtcgtcgtcgtcgatgATGGTAGCTGCAAGTGCACAAGCATCGTCGAGTCGGCATCGACAGGACATGTTCTGCTCCCGTGTTCGCTTCGTCGCTCGTGCTGCCCCACGCTAGAGGCTGCAACTGTCGCAGGGCCTTGTTTGCCTCGCTGCAGCCTCGGCTTCAACAAAAATGGAGCCGTGGGGCCATGGCACGCTCCCTGTCGTTGCTGTCAACCATTCTAGATCAGTTGTACTAACGCCCCTTTCTAGGCAGACGGATCCACATCAGCATGCTCGGCGCCCTCGTGCCAGGCACCCTTTGGCCTGTTCAACCGCCGCCATCACTGCAGAAAGTGCGGCGGCATCTTCTGCGCCCAGGACTCGTCCAAGCAGGTCCGCCTCGACGAACTTGCACGTTTCCATCCCGAGGGCGAGTGGCACCGCGCCTGCGATCGCTGCCACAGCTCGTTCCGCGAATGGGAGCACCTCCGCCTGAGCCGCAGCAACAGCGAGAGCTCGAGCAACAGCGGCGCCGGAGCACAGCCCGTCCAAGCCCCCGTAGCAGCCAAGCGTCCGGAGGCCCGTGTCGGCAGCCTTGCGCAAAGCTTCCAGGGCGCCTGGAACTGGAGCACCTTTTAGATTTTCTCTCCCAAGTTTTCCCAACTCCAACACGCTGCACGGGCGGATTCTATTTCCCTCTCTTTCCGATTCGATGATATCCGGACGACTCGTACACGGTACACATGGTACTCGACAGTCCACCTCTTCACCTGCACAACAGCATTGCATCGGCGTCCTGCATTTACATGGTCAGACGGGCGGCATTTTGCATTGCACAGCGCTTCAGCGTTTCCTTCCTGTGGTACTCTTGGAGGTCCGTAGACGGCCGACGGTCGACGGTCGACGGTGGCCGATGGAGATGACTGATGCAGAGAGTAGCCAAACGATTAGGCGTTTTGATTTTGCGGTGTGGTGATTGTGTTTTGAGGGAGCTCGCTAGGCTCTGGCGTTCTGAGTCGCTTTGGAGTTATGGCTCCCGCGGCGCGTAGACGGTACGACAGTCACGATGGGTAATGGCGTAATGGAATATGAATGAAAGACCAAATCAATCACTTTGCGATGTTGAGTGCGTGGTGCCAGAGTAGCGTGATGGCAGTGGCAGTTTGTTGACCGTAGGGAGCTGGTCTGGTGATGGCGGTGCACGCACAAGGCAGATAGGGGTGACCCTGCTAAGGTGGGCAGGTTCGACAGGGCAGACAGGAGACAGGAACAGCCCACGGGCAGCTTAAGAGGACCAAGGCGCGTACTTGGGTAGCGAATTGGGTCGATGACGAGCGCAGAGACAGTGCAGATGGTGCTAGACTACGTCGTGACCTACGGGGCGCAGCGTGAGCTGCTATTGGTCAGGACTTTCTGGTCCCTGGATGTCGCCTTTTTCTGTGGCCATGACAATTGCACTCCCCATCCAGCCGTACACCCCCACCCTGTCCTAGGCCTTCCCGACCAGGTACCCGGGCCCACGATATTTTGTGTTGCTTCTTAGCTGCACCCACCATACGCTCTTTGCTGCCCCGAGCGTTGGGGGGCGCGCTGGCTGTAGCCCCCGCGGGAGTCTTCCCACTATCAAGACGGCTGCTTGCGACCATGGCCTCGGAGACGGCGCCAAGCGTGCAGACGCAtggcaacagcaacagcaacggcaacagcaacggcaacagcaacggcaacagcaacggcaacagcaacggcaacggcaacagcaacggcaacagcaacggcaacagcaacagcagcagcaacaacaacaacaacggcAATGGCAATGGCAATGGCATGACACCTGCACGTGGCAGCAAAGTAAAACTGCACGGGCGCGCATTCTACGAGAGCATTGGGAGCCCCAAGCTCATCCTCGCCCCCATGGTGGAGCAATCAGAGTTTGTATGTCTCGTCGAGttgctctctctctctctcctcCTGGTCAAGCCACTGACAGCAGACGGTGCAGGCATGGCGACTGCTCTCACGCTCTTTCCTCCCTCCCGCGCAGCAGACAAACCTCCTAGCCTACTCGCCCATGTTCCACTCGAAGATGTTCGGTGACAAGGCGCACTACCGCGACTCACACTTTCAACCCCTCAAGTCGACCCTACCTTCGCCCCCAGACAGCTACCACGTCTCTCAGCTGCCAGTCTCGGAGAGACATCTCGACGGCAACCCTGCATTCGATCGACCGCTCACGGTGCAGTTCTGCTCAAACGACCCCGACGACCTGCTTGCGGCTGCCAAACACGTCGCGCCCTTCTGCGATGCGGTAGACCTGA
This genomic window from Ascochyta rabiei chromosome 11, complete sequence contains:
- a CDS encoding ADP-ribosylation factor protein 3, which translates into the protein MYHLFKSIYLHATSKEEYSVLLLGLDNAGKTTLLEQIKASYTPSHPNLKTVPTVGQNTITLALPPPNPPIYLKLWDVGGQHSLRGLWQSYYASCHAIVFVIDSSDVGNATLSDLAEGTAVDDGGRLDECRAVLEGILGNEDTSGVPVLVLANKQDREDCVEVVRIKEGFVRKVFEGGKGGNVRDSRVLPCSALTGTGVVEAVEWLCSRMMGNKESRPPVMR
- a CDS encoding 3-isopropylmalate dehydrogenase, whose amino-acid sequence is MPSFNIVVLGGDGVGPEVIAEGIKVLKVIEKHTDVSFNFQEHLFGGCSIDAHNNPLTDETLDAAKKADAIILGAVGGPKWGTGKVRPEQGILRLRKELGTFGNLRPCFFASDSLVEQSPLKADNVRGVNFNIIRELTGGIYFGDRKEDDGDGKAMDTEPYSVEEIERVVRLAGNLASVEEPPVPVWSLDKANVLATSRLWRKTFERIMKDEYPHLKSGTHLIDSAAMLMIKNPRALNGVVVTSNLFGDIISDEASVIPGSLGLLPSASLGGIPDGKTKLNGIYEPIHGSAPDIAGQGIVNPVATILSMSMMFKYSLCLPEYAAKIDEATKIAIDNGVRTRDIGGSSTTSQVGDAIAAELEKLLAK